AGATCACCAAGTCACAGACCGCCGCCATTCTGCTGAGCCTGATGGTGGTCATGTCGGCGATCATAATCATCTCGGCCTTTGTCAGAATCATTACCCGTCCGATCGAATCGCTGGTGGAAGTAACTTACCAGATCTCCAAAGGTGATTTGAGCAAAACCGTTGATGTCGTTCGGTCCGACGAAATCGGTCTCCTGGCGGAATCTTTCAACCGCATGATTGAATCTTTGAAGCAATCACAGAAAGAGATCGAGGATTATAACCGGACGCTGGAGGAAAAAATTATCGATCGCACCAGGGAACTCGAGGATGCTCAGGCCCAGTTGATTCAATCGGAGAAAATGGTGGCCATCGGCCAGCTGGCCGCCGGCGTGGCTCATGAATTGAATAACCCGCTGGGCGGGATTTTGGGATATGCTCAGTTTACCCTTGAAAAAATACAGAAAAAAACGGCCGGCGAGATTTCACAAAAAGATATCGATTCCTATGTCCGATATCTGACCGATATCGAGGCGCAGTCGCGGCGATGCAAGGCTATTGTCCAGAATCTGCTGAAATTCTCACGGACCTCCCAGACAGTCGAGTTCAACGATGTCGATATAAATGCGGTGGTCGAGGATACATTGACTTTCGTGGAACATCAACTGATGATGAACCAGGTCAAACTGGTCAAGGATTTCGATCCCAACCTGCCCATCATCCAGGGCAACCCCAGCCAGCTGCAACAGGTTTTCACCAATATCATTATCAACGCCATGCACGCCTCTGATCCCGGCACCCAGATCCGGCTGACCACCCGGTTTGCGCCGCCTCTGGGCGAATTCCAGGGGGCGGTCGAAATTACCATTACCGACCAGGGCCGCGGAATCAGTCAGGAAAATATGAAGAAAATTTTCGAGCCTTTCTTTACTACCAAGGAGGTCGGCAAGGGTACCGGTCTGGGTCTATCGGTCAGTTACGGAATAGTCAAGGAACACGGCGGGGAAATCCGGGTGAAATCCCAAGTTAGTCAGGGAACCACCTTTACGATAATAATCCCACTGGAGAAGAAGACCTGTTCAGCCGACAAAATATAATATAAATCTTTCTGCGAGGTATAATAAATCAGATGGCGCACAGGGACGACACTGAAGTCAAAAGCATTCTGGTAGTCGATGACGAACAGGTGATGCGGGAATTTCTCTCGGATGTCCTGGAGGATTTCCGAGTGGATAAGGCCGCCGACGGTGATGAAGCCATCAATAAATTAAAAAAAGTGAAATACGATCTAATAATAACCGATATGAAAATGCCCCGGGTCTCGGGTGAAGAGGTGGTTCGGTTTGCCAAGGAAATTTACCCGGATGCCAAAATAATCGTGATTTCGGGGTATTCCTCACTCTCATCGGTCAGCAGTACACTCGGCTACGGGGTCTGTGCCTTTCTTTCCAAGCCCTTCACAATTAAGCAGATCCGGACCGAAGTAGAAAAATCATTAGGCCCCGAAAACAAGGGCAGTATTCAGGATTGGGGCTGAAAATGTCAAAAAACAAAGTCCTCATAATTGACGATACTCCGGTCATACGGGAATTGCTTCATGAAGTGATGACCGATGCCGGTTTTGAGGTCGATATCGCGACCGATGGTCAGGAAGGTTATAAAATCGCCATTCAGGGTGACTATGCCCTGATCTTCTGCGATGTGCATATGCCGATTATGAATGGCTTTGAGGCGGTCCGCAAGATCAAGAAGGAAAAACCTGATGTTCCGATCGTGATGACGGATTCCTTTCCCGACAAACTGGCCGAAGCGGCCACCGCCGCCGGAGCCCTCTGCTGTCTCGCCAAGCCTTTTGCCCTTGACGAGTTACGCGATACTATCGAGCGTATTATGCAAGCCAAGAACCTTACGGTAAAATGAGCGAAATACCGAAAATAAACGGTCGTCCGGTGAAAATTCTCATTGTCGATGATGAGGATATTGTCCTTTCATTTGCCCGGGATGCTCTGGAGGATCTTGGATGTGATATTCATCTGGCCAACGATGCCCTGGAAGCGATAAAAATAATCGAAAAAGAGTTTTTTGATTTTATTCTGACCGATATCCGCATGCCGGGTATGGATGGGTTGGAACTGGCCCGCCGGGCAAGGGAGATTATCCCCTCGATCGGGATAATTTTCATGACGGGTTATGCCAATCTCAATACTGCCAAAGATGCTATCAAGGAAGGGGCCTTCGATTATATAATGAAGCCCTTCGAACTCAACGAGATTCGCCAGGCGGTCAAGAGCGCCGTTAAAAAAAGCCAGAAAGAAACCGAAAAAACACTCTCCAATGAATTGAACCGGCTCTCGGATCTCAACCAGTTAATGTACACCGTAAGTGACCGGCGATCCCTGATGCGGCTATCGCTGGGATTCGCCATGATGCAGGGAAAGACCGACCTGGGTTGCGTGGTTTTCAAAAACAACAACGATAATGAAATCGGGATCATCTCGACGGATACTGCATCGGGTAACGGTTTCGAGGAAACCTTTACCCGGTGCAGTCAGAATATTTTCGAGCAGGATTATAAGGAATTCAATAAGCCGTTTATCATCAGAACCGTGCAGGAACATCCCCTGACCCGGACTATTGATCCCGCCAAACTGGAAAGTATATTGATTCCCACCTGGCACCGGGAAGGGTATCACCTGGTCAATATTGCCCTGAAACGCGCTTCCAAATTGCATGGTTTCCTTATTCTGGGTTATACCGATGAAGCGGAAGCCCTGAAGGAAAGCGAACTGAAACTTCTGGGTATAACCACCAGCCAGATTGCCATATCGCTGGAGAATATTATTCTCCTGGAGGAAAGCCGGAATGCTTATCGACGTCTTAAAGACCTCCAGGAACAGACCATCCAGCTGGAAAAAATGGCCACCAAAGGCCAGATGTCGGCTGAAATTGGTCATGAATTGAACAATTTTCTGGGAGTGGTGGTCGGCAACCTGTCCCTGATGCAGGCGCAACTACATAAAAAGAATTATACTGAACTGGAACGATACCTTCAGGCGGTTATGACCAATCTGGATAATATCAAAAAGTTCACCAATGGTCTAATGGATTTCTCCCGTATCAAATCCAGCCAGGAAGAATGCGATATCAATGCCCTGATTGCCGATGTCATCGAATACCTCAGAGTCCAGCGGCATTTTATGGATGTCAAAATCATCTTCGAAAAATCAAATCTGCCCATCATCACCATGGCCGACACCGGTCAATTGCAGCAATTGCTGTACAACCTGCTCAATAATGCCGCCGACGCCATGCAGGAGAATTCGGACGGGAATGAGCGGCAGATACGTATCTGTACTGTTCTTGAGGAATGCCAGGAGGAGTTTTCTCTTTCCGTGCAGGATAACGGTGGGGGAATCGATCCGGAAAATCTCGAAAGAATGTTCAATACCCGTTTTACCACGAAAAAAACCGGGCACGGTTTCGGATTGCTGGTTTGTCGAAGAATCATCGATAATCACAAGGGCCGTCTCAGGGTCGAATCCAACGCCGGACAGGGAACCACCATCACCATCAACCTGCCGGTCAGAAAATCCTCGCCAGCCGCCGTCACAGCCAGCTGAAGCGGTCATTTTAATCGTAACAATAAAAAAACGACGGAAGGACTGGCAAAACACTTCCGCCGTTAGTGTAGAGAGAACAGTGGAAAATCATTCCTGGCTGATGGTTATTCCCCACATATGAGGTCGATCGGGACGCGAGGTGTTGAAGTCGGGGAAAGAATGCGAACCATCGGTAACATAGTAAGCATTATAGGTCCCGGCATCGAGATTGATGTATGTATCGACCATCCGGTTTTTGCTTCCGCCGCCGGCATGTCTGGTTTTACGATAGGTCATTTCCCAGATGATTTCACCGGTCCGGGCATTTTCAATCCAGCCGTAATCGTACATCCGGTTGTCTTTACCCTCGCCCAGGGCAAAGATATGCACTTTACCGGGTTTTTTAAGTTCAAAAGTCTGGCGGACATCTTCATCATCACCGAGACCGACCAGGTTAACCAGCCGTTTCGAACTGGTTGACAGTTCATCGAAAACCGTGACCGCCTTCTCATCGAAATCGCGGCCGGCCCCATAAATGGTGACGCCCCACATTTCCTGATCATAGGGAGCGGTGGAATTCCAGTCGCGATAGGCATGGGAGTCGTCGGAAATATAGTAGACCATGTAATTACCCGGCTCAAGGGTGATAATCCCGTCGAACCGCCGATTTTTTGAGGCCCCCCCGGCATGTTCGGTATTATCTCCGGTCATTTTCCAGACAACTTCATTATCATCGACATTCTCGATCCAGCCATAATCGACAAACTCTTCGAGGCTGCCGTACTCACCCAGAGCCACGATATGCAGCCGGGATTCCTTCTTGAGAGTAAAGCCTTTATATGCATATTCATCATTCCGGACGCGGGCAATCTGGACGATTATCGGTTCGGAATAATTATCAACATAATCGGCGGCGCTTTTAAGGTCGCCTTCGTTAGCGGGATAAATCACCATCCCATAATGGAGAGGATCATACGGCGGCATGACATTCCACTTCCCGAAAGAATGGCTGTCATCGGTTACAAAGGAGGCGACATAATTGCCCTCGGGCAAGTCGATCTGGCCGATAAAAGCACGGTTTTTACGTCCGCCCCCGGCCCAGGAGGTATTCCATTTATCCATCTGCCAGATCTTCTCGCGGGTATCAGCATTGATAATCCAGCCGTAATCGACAAAAACCCGGTCGCTCGAGAAATATTCCCCGATGGCAATGATCTTGACCGGCATGTCCTTTTTCAAGCTGAAGCCTTTATTTTCAAAATAATCATCGCCCGGGCGGGAAAACTCAACAATAGCCTTCCTGCCGAGATCCTCAACCGGATTGAATTTACTGAATGAACCGGTCGGGGCTTTAATCTGCATCATGAAATCACCGATATCCTCGGAATAGTATTTTTCCTTGTCCCTGGAATCGTCGAAAAGATTTTGAAGCAGGTCGATCGCCTCGCTCAGATTATCTATTTTGATTTCGAGATTGTCATAGTAATAGGGTTGACCGGCATAATAATATACTTCGTAACGACCCGCGGGCAGGGTTACCTCGCCGCTGAATTGCCGGACTTCCTTATTTTTCCCGAATCTCTGGGTATCCTGTTCCTTGAGAACCCAAACCGGCTCCCGGCTGGCGGCATCGAGAATCCAGCCGTAGGCATAAAGGTCATCGGAATGTTTTAATTCGGCCCCGACAATATCAATCGTCAGCCGCGTTTTCCCGTTAAGCTCAAAGCCATCGACCGCCAGATCACCCTCATAGAATTCCCGGAAATCCACCACCACATCATCGGCGTACACCGACACGGCACCGACCCAAAACATCGAACCGATAATTGCCATAGCCAGGGCTCCGGCCAGGATAGCTTTTCTGCACATTACTTGTCCTCCTAAATATCCGGCCCATAAGTTCTCTGGTCATATTTACGAAAAATAGAGAGTCGGGGTTTCGCCGCCAAGCCTTTTTTTGACAAATAGCCGGAATAGAGTCGGTTCCGTCCTTGCCGGCAGGTCTTAAGCTCCATCGGGGAGTCTTGTTTATGGAATCGTGCTGTTTGCCTAAGTTCCTGTCCGGCCGTATATTACCAACCAAGACACAATTAGGACTTTGCGCAAGACGGCATTTCCATACCCGATTAGAGAATCCAGTTGTATCGGCGTAATATCAGCAATATAAAAACCCCGCCGGGGTCGGCGGGGTCATGATTCCGATATTCTCTCAAACCGTATTAGAAATCGGTCGTGCCGGTGAATTTGAATGATCCAAGATGAAAAGCCGGGACACACAGGCATCCGATGGCGTCCCACCAGGAAGGCAACAGGGTCCGATCTTTGGATATTCCCTTGACGGTCGAGAAGGTCCGCAGCATGGAATCGGTAAAACGCAGGTTTTTGATACCATGTTTGATCCGGCCGTCCTCGATCAGGAAAGTACCATCGCGGGTCATCCCGGTCAGAACCGCTTTGGGCGTATCGATAAACCCGTTGATATAATGGAACCGGGTTACCAGGATACCCCGTTTAACAGAGGCGATCATCTCCTCGCGGGTTTTATCGCCGGGCTGGATGAAAATATTCAGGGCATAGGCGCCCTGCCCGCCGGCATCGGGCGTTATGGCATGACCGGTCGACGGGACGCCCTCTTTTTTGCCCGAAGTCCGATCCCAGACGACTCCCTGACCGACTCCGTTTTTGACAAAGTAGATTTTCTGTTTGGGGACTCCCTCGAAATCGAACGGCACTGCGATTCCGGCCGTATCATTGCCGTCATCGTAAATCGTCACCGAATCATGCATCACCTTCTTGCCGATATTCCCGGCCAGAAAAGATGATTTCTCGGTGAAAGTTTTCGATCCGAAGGCGATATAATTGGTCCATTCGAAAGCCTCGGCCACGGCCGCCGGTTCCAGAATAACCTCGTACTCCCCCGCCTTGAGCGGTTTGGGTCGTTTGGCCAGCCGGGCTTTTTCGACCGCAATATCGGCCAGAGCGACGGTATCAATATCCTCCACCCGGCGGGAAAGATTACTGGCGTAGCCCGATGAGGTCGGCGACATGGCGACGATATTGAGACTGGCGCTGGAGAGAGGCTGGTAGCATCGAACGCCCCTGGTATTGAAAACAGCCAGTTCACCCTCGCCGGTGCTGAAGGCTCCTGCGGTGGTAAATTTACGGCGGTTGGCCCGAATAAATATCTTCTTCACCAGCCGGGCCCGATCTTTGGGAGCAAAGGCGGCCGTGCTTTCAAAATGTGTCTCGAGTGATTTATATGCCTGCGGTCCGGGCAAACCATCGAAATATTCATTGTCTTTTTGAAACCGGGCGATCTCGATGGAATTCTTCAGGGTTGCTTTGAGATCATTGAGAACCAGCGAATTGGTTGCGGCTACCCCGATTTTTCGGCCCTTCACCGTCCGAATATAAACCTTGGCATCCGATTCATTGACATTCTGGTGGATGATCGAATTGGCGAACCGGGTCAAGCCGTAGTTGGAGCCAACATAGACGATTTCGGTCTCATCGGCCTTGCTCGATTTAACGATCTTTTCGAAAGTCGTAAACAGTTTGTCTTTTCCGATCATTTGCTCACCCCCACTTTCACTTTACGGAACCTGGCCGGAGCGGTGCCATGGGCTACCCGGGCGGTCTGCATCGGCTCACCCTTGCCGCAATTGGGAACCCCCCAGACATGCCAGTGTTTCTTATTGCAGACAGCATCACAGGAACCCCAGAATTTGGGGGTCATGGATGTGTAGAGCGGGTTTTTGAACATCCGACCCAGTTTCCCGTTTTTGATTTCCCAGGCACATTCCACTCCGAATTGGAAATTGAGCCGCCGATCGTCAATCGACCAGGATTTGTTCATATCGAAGAAGATGCCGTCTCTGGTATCGGCGATAAGATCTTGGAGTTCCCATTCGCCCGGCTCCAGGTTGATATTGGTCATCCGGATCAGGGGCAGGCGGTTCCAGCCATCGGCTCTCATCGTTCCGTTGGATTTCTGATTGATCACCGGTGCCGTCTCGCGGCTGGTCAGGTAACCGACATGAATTCCTTCCCTGACAATCGGTGAGCGCTGGGCTTTGACGCCTTCATCGTCATACCCGAACGAGCCGAGGGCGCCGGGGATAGTGGCATCGGCGAAGATATTGACGATTTCCGAACCGTATTTGAGTTTGTTGAGACCGTCGATTTGCATGAACGATCCCCCGGCCAGAGAAATCTCGGTTCCCAGAACCCGGTCCAGTTCGGTGGGATGGCCGCAGGATTCATGCACCTGGAGAGCCATCTGCGAACCGCAGATAATAATATCCTTTTCGGCGTCGGGGCATTCCTCGGCAGTCAGCAGGGCGACCGCCTCCTCGCGGGTGCGATCAACATGGTCGAGGAGATTCATCTCCTCGACGAATTCATAACCCCGGGTGGCAAAATCACCGCCGTGAGAATTGGGATAGGAGCGTTTCTGAACATCATTGCCATCGAAAGAAACAGCATGGTACCCGGCTCCCGATTCGATAATGTCCTGTTCTATTTCGGCGCCTTCGGTCGAGCTGAAAATTTTGTTGGTGCGGAAAAAGGCCATCGAAGCCTCGGCGGCCTTGATTTTCTCATCGCTTTTCAACTTCCCGGATATCTCCAGAAGCAGATTCACCTTGTCGTTAAGCGGAACATCAAAAGGATCCTTCCGGCAGGGTGTCCGGTAATGGTCTTTGAAAGTCTCCTGATCGGCCAGCCTGACCGGTTCCTTGATGGTGGTGGCGGAAGCCCGCGCCGTCTGAAGAGCCTTGTTGGCGGCTTTTTTCAGATCGGCCTCCCGGGTCGAGGCTACAGCGGCGAATCCCCAGGCGCCTTTATGAAGCACCCTGACGCCGACACCGACATTAACATCGCGGGCGAGAGTATCGACAATATTATCCGTCACCCGAATTGATTCAGATTCTCGCCTGACATACCGGCAATCGGCATAATCGACTCCCTTGCCCTTCAGCCAGTCGAGAACGTTTCCAAGTTTATTTCTCATTCTTCCTCCAGGAAAAAAGTCCGTTCCATGTGAATAGAGTTTTTAATCTATTGAATCTTTTACGGGAAATCAAGCCGGAGTGACTCATAAGTCTCTAACAGGTTGGGAGACAAGCAGTAAATATATAGAATACTTTGAAAGAAATCGATCGACGTGAAAGAGAGGCAGTCGGGACGATGTCCCGAATATAAAAAGGCCCCGCTGTTGCAGGGCCTTTTGAATAGATAAACAATAAGATTACTTCCGGAGCGGCGGACCGCAGTTGATCAGCCATTGCTCGCAGGTGCACGGAGGCGTCCCGGATTTGTAAAGATAACTTATCAGATAAGTTGCATCCAGGATATTGACCGCACAGTTGCAGTTGGCGTCTCCGGAGCAGATCGGGTACGGCGTCGGCGCCGGACCGGACTTATACAGGTAATTGATCAGATAGGTGACATCGAGAATATTATAAGTGCCGCTTCCGTTGGCATCGCCCGGCCGGCAATCACAGACGAAATCGGGTTCGCCGGTGATGACGAACGACAGATCCAGCGACTGGAAGAAATCGGGCGGTTCATACATCTCGATCCAGAAATTAACCGCGGCCCCCTGGAACATCCTGATGGTGGCGGTGGTCGATCCGGCATAACCATCAAGCATTGACCCGGGTGCGCCGATAAAGTCGATGCGATAAGTAATATCGAAGAAGCTCTCGACCCAATAGGTGCCATCGCCCTTATTCTCGGTCAGCTTGACCTCGCCCGGACATGGTAATCCGTTGGCCGTTCCGGCGGTTATCTGCAGGAGATCGAAATCGGGATCGCCGACAATCGAACCGGTCATCGACATGAGTTCCCACGGGAAAATCTGGATGGGATCACCCGGGACCCGCGGACCGGTATGGATTTCGATTTCGACCGGCATGGTAATACTGCGGGTGTAGCCGGCCAGTGTTCCGGTTCCTGCCATTTCAAGATGCAAATTGGCATCGAACTGCAGAATTTCGCCGCCCAGTGTTCCGCCCGGGGTAACAACAATATTGAAGAAATCCCTGATTTCCGGATCGCACTCGATGGTTGTTCCCGGAGGGAGACCGTCGATAATATGCATCTTCTCATGAAGCGGCAGGAACGGACAGAGTGCGGGCAGATCGATGGTGCCGAAACCATTATCGGGAGCGGTGCAGAACTGGCCTTGATGCAGACCCCAGACAGCGTCGTCATTCCAATGATCAAGGGTCGATTTCCAGCCCCAGCCCGAGGGTTCGACACCGGCGCTCATGACCGCCGAAATATTCAACCAGTAAATGGTCCCGGAATCCTGGTGGAACCAATCCAGCGAATCCAGATAGAAGTTGTACTGGTAGAGATTAAAATGATCCTCGAACACGAATAATTGCAGGTACGGGTCATACCAACCCTCCGGCACTATTACATCACTATACGGGATAACACTGAACTGATCGCTTTCGATCTGCCAGAGGAGTTCACCGGGATGACTGTATGGCTGATCGATTCCGGCCGGAACATCGGCATGGATGCTCAGGATAAACCGCTCAACGGTACCGTACTGAGGGGCGCCCCAGGCATTCTGATAGGAGCCCCAGAAATGGATATCCTTGACCCAGCCGGTCTCGGAACACATCCAGTCATCGGCCAGAACCTGCGGATAGGTGGCGTCGACCGCCCAGCCAACAGGATTGGGCAACTGCGGATAGTGCATCTTATGGCCCTGTTCCGGATTCCATCCTTCGCAGGCATCATTAACGCCGTTGTTATTGTTGTCACCCAGGCAGTGAGTCCCGACGCCCATGAAGGTTCCTCCGGCAGAAAGACAATCGACCTCGATCAAGTCGGCGCAGGAACCATCACTGAAGCAACAGGCGCTCATAACATCCTCGCAGGCGTCATCGATCTGGTTACCGTTGGCGTCGCCGAGACAGATCGTTCCGTCACCACGGTAATCGCCTCCGCGGGCAAAACAATCGGCCTGGCTGTAAACGATACAGGATCCATCGGTGAAACAGCAGGCCCCGAAAGGTCCGGTTTCGCAGGCATCGTCAATGCCATTGGCCGGGCTATAATCACCCAGACATGCCGAACCATCGCCCTGATAGGCGCCGCCCTGGTTGACGCAATCGATTTCGATTAAATCAGCACAGAGGCCATCCGGGAAACAACAGGCGCCTGTTTCGGGCGGGCCGCCGGTGACCACAAACGACAGGTCGAGCGACTGGAGACGTTTGGGCTGACAGATATGGGTGATTAGGCCAAAGGGTATATTAAAATTATAACCCCGGACATCGACCGAAACCCACTCGGGATTGTAGGCATCGATAACATATTCAAAGATATAATGCCCTTCATACAATTCCCCCGCGAACACCGTGGCCCGGCCAATATAGAGTTCTTCCGGCAGAACCCCGGGTAACGGCGGGGCGCTGTCGCCCGGAAGTTGTTCGATTGACCAGGCATCGGTCGACCAGTTGACGGCTATTTCGAAATAACCGGGCTGTCCCGGATCCATCGGAAAGACATCGAACTCGAGTCGGACGGTTTTGTACCTTGACGTATCGAAGGGGTGGTCGTAGAACCAGATGTTATACCACTCATACTGCGGGTAAAAATACCAGCCGGTCCCGTTAATCGAGGTTCCGTCATCATAAGCCCCGGCTCCGCCACCGCCCATGAAATTGCCCAAGGGATCAATAGCGATC
The Candidatus Zixiibacteriota bacterium DNA segment above includes these coding regions:
- a CDS encoding HAMP domain-containing protein codes for the protein MSLFGSFNHIGLRERFVVVVSLVIVASMLIIGGYLINRQSDIYLTELEKRGQALASNLAYNAEYGVILESQTELDNLIKGVARANDIIYVVITTADGRILAEIGSNLGTIARAKGEPEEIHNDWGDFTRTHFEAANGTEFIELSQPVLTVRQSISRENLGTVYGYGSTSEQMMDVIGEVKIGLTFKNINKEITKSQTAAILLSLMVVMSAIIIISAFVRIITRPIESLVEVTYQISKGDLSKTVDVVRSDEIGLLAESFNRMIESLKQSQKEIEDYNRTLEEKIIDRTRELEDAQAQLIQSEKMVAIGQLAAGVAHELNNPLGGILGYAQFTLEKIQKKTAGEISQKDIDSYVRYLTDIEAQSRRCKAIVQNLLKFSRTSQTVEFNDVDINAVVEDTLTFVEHQLMMNQVKLVKDFDPNLPIIQGNPSQLQQVFTNIIINAMHASDPGTQIRLTTRFAPPLGEFQGAVEITITDQGRGISQENMKKIFEPFFTTKEVGKGTGLGLSVSYGIVKEHGGEIRVKSQVSQGTTFTIIIPLEKKTCSADKI
- a CDS encoding response regulator; translation: MAHRDDTEVKSILVVDDEQVMREFLSDVLEDFRVDKAADGDEAINKLKKVKYDLIITDMKMPRVSGEEVVRFAKEIYPDAKIIVISGYSSLSSVSSTLGYGVCAFLSKPFTIKQIRTEVEKSLGPENKGSIQDWG
- a CDS encoding response regulator, with the translated sequence MSKNKVLIIDDTPVIRELLHEVMTDAGFEVDIATDGQEGYKIAIQGDYALIFCDVHMPIMNGFEAVRKIKKEKPDVPIVMTDSFPDKLAEAATAAGALCCLAKPFALDELRDTIERIMQAKNLTVK
- a CDS encoding response regulator, which encodes MSEIPKINGRPVKILIVDDEDIVLSFARDALEDLGCDIHLANDALEAIKIIEKEFFDFILTDIRMPGMDGLELARRAREIIPSIGIIFMTGYANLNTAKDAIKEGAFDYIMKPFELNEIRQAVKSAVKKSQKETEKTLSNELNRLSDLNQLMYTVSDRRSLMRLSLGFAMMQGKTDLGCVVFKNNNDNEIGIISTDTASGNGFEETFTRCSQNIFEQDYKEFNKPFIIRTVQEHPLTRTIDPAKLESILIPTWHREGYHLVNIALKRASKLHGFLILGYTDEAEALKESELKLLGITTSQIAISLENIILLEESRNAYRRLKDLQEQTIQLEKMATKGQMSAEIGHELNNFLGVVVGNLSLMQAQLHKKNYTELERYLQAVMTNLDNIKKFTNGLMDFSRIKSSQEECDINALIADVIEYLRVQRHFMDVKIIFEKSNLPIITMADTGQLQQLLYNLLNNAADAMQENSDGNERQIRICTVLEECQEEFSLSVQDNGGGIDPENLERMFNTRFTTKKTGHGFGLLVCRRIIDNHKGRLRVESNAGQGTTITINLPVRKSSPAAVTAS
- a CDS encoding TldD/PmbA family protein; translated protein: MIGKDKLFTTFEKIVKSSKADETEIVYVGSNYGLTRFANSIIHQNVNESDAKVYIRTVKGRKIGVAATNSLVLNDLKATLKNSIEIARFQKDNEYFDGLPGPQAYKSLETHFESTAAFAPKDRARLVKKIFIRANRRKFTTAGAFSTGEGELAVFNTRGVRCYQPLSSASLNIVAMSPTSSGYASNLSRRVEDIDTVALADIAVEKARLAKRPKPLKAGEYEVILEPAAVAEAFEWTNYIAFGSKTFTEKSSFLAGNIGKKVMHDSVTIYDDGNDTAGIAVPFDFEGVPKQKIYFVKNGVGQGVVWDRTSGKKEGVPSTGHAITPDAGGQGAYALNIFIQPGDKTREEMIASVKRGILVTRFHYINGFIDTPKAVLTGMTRDGTFLIEDGRIKHGIKNLRFTDSMLRTFSTVKGISKDRTLLPSWWDAIGCLCVPAFHLGSFKFTGTTDF
- a CDS encoding TldD/PmbA family protein; the protein is MRNKLGNVLDWLKGKGVDYADCRYVRRESESIRVTDNIVDTLARDVNVGVGVRVLHKGAWGFAAVASTREADLKKAANKALQTARASATTIKEPVRLADQETFKDHYRTPCRKDPFDVPLNDKVNLLLEISGKLKSDEKIKAAEASMAFFRTNKIFSSTEGAEIEQDIIESGAGYHAVSFDGNDVQKRSYPNSHGGDFATRGYEFVEEMNLLDHVDRTREEAVALLTAEECPDAEKDIIICGSQMALQVHESCGHPTELDRVLGTEISLAGGSFMQIDGLNKLKYGSEIVNIFADATIPGALGSFGYDDEGVKAQRSPIVREGIHVGYLTSRETAPVINQKSNGTMRADGWNRLPLIRMTNINLEPGEWELQDLIADTRDGIFFDMNKSWSIDDRRLNFQFGVECAWEIKNGKLGRMFKNPLYTSMTPKFWGSCDAVCNKKHWHVWGVPNCGKGEPMQTARVAHGTAPARFRKVKVGVSK
- a CDS encoding dockerin type I repeat-containing protein, with the protein product MTMRVPMLVLGLTLVMCLALPAWGNTAGTLPSVDDQGNVPQSLNSGKEDCTWAPGDPHKMHDPQLPDEAGWDVNATQPVILADDWMCSETGWVKDFHFWGSWKHGVTGNILSFVLSIHSDIPADQSPTGYSMPGLTLWEMEATEFNITPIDPPTMEGWYDPSTGEILPDDHQNYFQYDICFDEQYWFWQEEGTIYWFNISAVLADGQTTQWGWKSSLDHWNDDAVWAFWGALNWQEIYEPELVDTLVNDFMIAIDPLGNFMGGGGAGAYDDGTSINGTGWYFYPQYEWYNIWFYDHPFDTSRYKTVRLEFDVFPMDPGQPGYFEIAVNWSTDAWSIEQLPGDSAPPLPGVLPEELYIGRATVFAGELYEGHYIFEYVIDAYNPEWVSVDVRGYNFNIPFGLITHICQPKRLQSLDLSFVVTGGPPETGACCFPDGLCADLIEIDCVNQGGAYQGDGSACLGDYSPANGIDDACETGPFGACCFTDGSCIVYSQADCFARGGDYRGDGTICLGDANGNQIDDACEDVMSACCFSDGSCADLIEVDCLSAGGTFMGVGTHCLGDNNNNGVNDACEGWNPEQGHKMHYPQLPNPVGWAVDATYPQVLADDWMCSETGWVKDIHFWGSYQNAWGAPQYGTVERFILSIHADVPAGIDQPYSHPGELLWQIESDQFSVIPYSDVIVPEGWYDPYLQLFVFEDHFNLYQYNFYLDSLDWFHQDSGTIYWLNISAVMSAGVEPSGWGWKSTLDHWNDDAVWGLHQGQFCTAPDNGFGTIDLPALCPFLPLHEKMHIIDGLPPGTTIECDPEIRDFFNIVVTPGGTLGGEILQFDANLHLEMAGTGTLAGYTRSITMPVEIEIHTGPRVPGDPIQIFPWELMSMTGSIVGDPDFDLLQITAGTANGLPCPGEVKLTENKGDGTYWVESFFDITYRIDFIGAPGSMLDGYAGSTTATIRMFQGAAVNFWIEMYEPPDFFQSLDLSFVITGEPDFVCDCRPGDANGSGTYNILDVTYLINYLYKSGPAPTPYPICSGDANCNCAVNILDATYLISYLYKSGTPPCTCEQWLINCGPPLRK